The following DNA comes from Ignavibacteriales bacterium.
GATTGATGTCTGTCCAGTTCCGCTTTGTGGTAATCCTTCAACGCCAAGTAATGGATCAGTTGGAAATAAATAACAGCCATCAGAATTTAAATATAAATTATCAATTGAAGGTGGTTGACCAAAGATATCATTTAGAAATCTGAAATGATATTTGAAAAAAGGATTTATTGCTGGATCCGGTTTTCCAATTCCTACCCCATCCACAAATATTAATAATGTTGATTGCATAATTTTCAATTTTAACAGAAAGCTGACTAACAATTAAAATTTACTTTGATCTGTGTAAATCATAAACACATCGGACTATTTTTCTAATTTAGATTCCACCAAAATTGTAACTGGTCCATCATTAAATATTTTTATCAACATCATTGCTCCAAAGATTCCAACTTTTACCTTTTCCTTACCTAAATTATCTTCAACTCTTTGAATGAATAGTTTGTAAAACTCATCAGCTTTTTCCGGACGTGCTGCATCGATAAAGCTTGGTCTATTGCCTTTTCTTGAGTCGCCATAAAGTGTAAACTGAGATATGATAAGAACCTCTCCTTTAACATCTTTAATTGAAAGATTCATTTTTTCATTTTCATCTTCAAATATTCGGAGGTTGCAGCACTTGTCCGCAACGAAATTTATATCCTCAGGTTTGTCATCATTGTGAATTCCAAGAAGTATAACCATTCCTTTACCAATCTCGGCAGAATAATTCTCTTTTGAAATATAAACCCCACCCTTAGTCACTCGCTGTACTAATGCCCTCAAACTAATTCTCCATAAACTACTCTTTCAATATTTAGGAAATCTTTTTTAACAATTACATTACGAAAATTATTTTTCTCGAAAATTATTTTAACATCACTATGTTGTCCTTTGCCAACCTCAAAGAATAAATAGCCGGGTTTATTCAAAATCAAATTTGCTTTCTCAGAAATTAATTCATAAAACTTAAGTCCATTTCCAAAATCCGAGATTGCGTTGGCTGGTTCATAGTTAACAATTTCTGGCTGAAGAG
Coding sequences within:
- the dtd gene encoding D-aminoacyl-tRNA deacylase, with protein sequence MRALVQRVTKGGVYISKENYSAEIGKGMVILLGIHNDDKPEDINFVADKCCNLRIFEDENEKMNLSIKDVKGEVLIISQFTLYGDSRKGNRPSFIDAARPEKADEFYKLFIQRVEDNLGKEKVKVGIFGAMMLIKIFNDGPVTILVESKLEK